Proteins from a genomic interval of Pectinophora gossypiella chromosome 4, ilPecGoss1.1, whole genome shotgun sequence:
- the LOC126366239 gene encoding esterase E4-like, with amino-acid sequence MYQLKIFLCILLFFNTQYIKGTILSQNTRITDDLIVETKVGKIRGVRGQDDDFTSFMGIPYAKVDPENIFGNSLPYPNFEDIFEANNDSAICPQIEEFEFQTVGTLDCLHLNIYVPKSAATEHPLPVMVYIYGGGFSIGFAGRFLYGPKFIVRHDVILVVLNYRLGPYGFMCLNTPEIPGNQGLKDQVAALRWVKNNIIAFGGDPNKVTLFGNSAGAMSAGLHLISDIEDNLFNNVIMQSGSAFFSGLGKTGKVDTVLKLADAVGLTTDDINYALAHLSQLSKDEENVHRIIEAAVSLGVSNFAPCLEKEFNGVERYLSKMAINSNHSKATNIGILLGYNKDELLVLFGENANTDNWDQMYAGLLSSTFNFETDKLTELAGIVRRFYIGDEEINIQVRHQMSDFYGDMAFVYPIIRSIKRFHDANVDKVYQYLFSYDGGRNFVKLKDGITEPGVLHADEIGYLFDMEFIPYEITEADQLIIDRMTTMWTNFAKFGDPTPNNEVDSDILPIKWEPVTKESPYYFLNIDTVMSLERRFQSQRMSFWELFFTAYEKYEIGYIDPNPDKKDDGEPDGASTTFLSPVLVLTIIFSIFYR; translated from the exons ATGTATcagttaaagatatttttgtgtatattactattttttaataCACAATATATTAAAGGTACAATTTTATCTCAAAATACAAGGATAACAGACGATCTGATAGTTGAAACAAAAGTTGGTAAAATTCGGGGAGTGAGAGGTCAGGATGATGACTTCACAAGTTTTATGGGCATCCCGTATGCTAAAGTTGACCCAGAAAATATCTTTGGG AACTCTCTTCCTTACCCTAACTTCGAGGATATATTTGAAGCAAACAACGATTCTGCTATATGTCCACAAATCGAAGAGTTTGAATTTCAAACTGTAGGTACGCTGGACTGCCTACATTTGAATATATACGTTCCCAAATCAGCTGCCACTGAACATCCTCTACCAGTAATGGTTTATATTTATGGAGGAGGTTTTAGTATTGGATTTGCTGGAAGATTCCTCTATGGTCCCAAATTTATAGTCAGACATGACGTTATTTTAGTGGTACTCAATTATAGACTGGGACCATACGGTTTTATGTGCCTCAATACACCAGAAATTCCTGGAAATCAAGGACTGAAAGATCAAGTGGCGGCTCTAAGATgggttaaaaataatataattgctTTTGGAGGTGACCCCAACAAAGTCACTTTATTTGGTAACAGTGCGGGTGCTATGTCAGCGGGACTGCATTTAATCTCTGATATAGAGgataatttgtttaataatgTCATAATGCAAAGTGGTTCTGCTTTCTTCTCCGGATTGGGAAAAACGGGAAAAGTTGACACAGTATTAAAACTAGCTGATGCAGTTGGCTTAACTACGGATGATATAAATTATGCCCTTGCACATCTATCACAGCTCTCTAAGGACGAAGAAAATGTACACAGAATAATTGAGGCAGCAGTATCACTTGGTGTAAGTAATTTCGCCCCGTGCTTAGAAAAGGAATTTAATGGAGTAGAAAGATATTTAAGTAAGATGGCAATTAATTCAAACCATTCCAAAGCTACTAATATTGGAATATTACTCGGTTATAACAAGGATGAATTGTTGGTGTTATTTGGAGAAAATGCTAATACAGATAACTGGGACCAAATGTACGCTGGTCTCCTATCGTCTACTTTCAACTTTGAAACTGATAAACTTACAGAGTTAGCCGGCATAGTCAGAAGGTTTTACATAGGTGacgaagaaataaatatacaagtGCGCCATCAAATGAGTGACTTTTATGGTGATATGGCATTTGTTTATCCAATAATAAGAAGTATAAAGCGGTTTCATGACGCCAATGTTGATAAAGTGTACCAATATCTATTTTCTTACGACGGTGGCAGGAACTTTGTCAAACTGAAAGATGGAATCACTGAACCTGGTGTATTACATGCTGATGAAATTGGATACTTGTTTGACATGGAATTTATTCCGTATGAAATCACGGAAGCAGATCAACTTATCATCGACAGAATGACAACAATGTGGACGAATTTCGCAAAGTTTGG TGATCCTACTCCGAATAATGAAGTAGATTCAGACATATTGCCGATCAAGTGGGAGCCTGTAACCAAGGAATCACCGTATTATTTCCTCAATATAGACACGGTGATGAGTTTAGAAAGAAGGTTCCAATCCCAAAGAATGAGTTTTTGGGAGCTGTTCTTTACGGCATATGAAAAATATGAGATAGGATACATTGACCCAAATCCGGACAAAAAAGATGACGGTGAACCAGACGGGGCATCTACAACATTTCTAAGTCCTGTGTTAGTGTTAACCATTATATTCAGCATATTTTATAGATAA